The genomic stretch GATGATTTTTTAAACCCAAAATCTTATAAAGAGAGGCAGGAAAAATAATGGAATATGTTTTAATTGTTTTTATAGCGGGAGTGTTATCACTGATCCTGCTGAAAAAACTTGAAAGAAAAAGTATAGATGAGATGCACACCCTCATAGAAAAAATAGGTAAGAGGGAAGATTATTCGGAAATAATGGATGAGCTCAAGGAATCCTATGAAGAAACGGTAAAAACCATAAGGTTTCAAGAGGCACAATTAAATAACTCGGTTAAGGAGCTGAAGGAATTTAAGGAAGAACTGAACGCTACCTATGATTCCCTCTTAAAAAAATCAGCCCAGCTGGAATATTCCAATGAGGAACTGGAAAAAAAAGTAGCTAATTTGTCCAATATAAATGCAGTGGCAAGAACTGTCCTGTCAACCCTGGAATTAGATAAGATAATAGGAGTTATCCTGGATGCCTACTTTGTTCTGACAGGGGTAAAAAAAATAGCTATATACCTGTGGAAAAACGGGGAGTTAGAGCTGAAACAGACTAAAGGTAAGTTTATAAATACAGGGAATGTAAATTTTTCATTGGAAGAGTTAGCTAAATATAATAGACGTGATTATAAAAACGTATATGCCCAGATATCTAAATCTATAGAAGCTACAGAGGATGAAAGTATAGTTATTTCCGATCTGGTGGTAAAGGGTAAGGAACTGGGAGTAATCTATATAGTTGAAGATAAAGATAAATTAAGCTATAGTGATGAAGCTACAATTTCAGCTCTGGCTATCCAGGTAGCTATCGCTATAAATAATGCGTTAATATATTCAGAACTGATAATAAAGGAACGTCTGGACAATGAATTGGAAGTTGCCTCAAATATTCAGAAAAAATTATTACCCCAGTCATTGGGGGATATAAATGGTGTGGAGATAGCCCAGTATTTTAATCCGGCCAAGGAAGTGGGGGGAGATTATTACGATTATTCCCTTTCAGGGGAGAATAAACTCTGGATAACTATAGGAGATGTAAGCGGGAAAGGAGTTCCTGCTGCATTTTTGATGGCCTTAATAAGGTCTGTGCTGAAAACATTGGAATATAAAGATTCGTACCCGCTTGAAGTTTTAACAGATTTAAACGATATTATCTATCCGGATATAAGTGAAGATATGTTTGTAACTATCTTTCACAGCCAGTATGATTTCTTAACTAAGACACTTTATTACTCCAATGCAGGGCACAACCCCCTTATCTTGTATAGAGCCGGAACGGGAGAGGTTTTAGAGGAAAATGTCAAAGGGGTAGCAATAGGATTTTTGGAATTTTATGAATATAAGATGGGGAAGATAAAGTTAGAGAAGGGAGATGTTCTTTTATATTATACCGATGGACTGACAGAGGCTGAAAATCCAAAGAAAGAACTCTATGGAACCGAAAGACTGAAAGAAGTTATCGAAAAGAATTATGATCTCAGTGCCGAAGGAATAAAGGCTGAACTACTGACTTCCCTCAATGATTTTGTGGAAGAAAAAGAACAAATAGATGATATGACATTCGTAATTTTAAAAATCGAATTATAAAAAGGACTCATGTCCTTTTTATTTTTGTTTTTAAACAGTATTATTTGTTTAGAATAAGAGCTGAAATTTCATTAGTGTGCACTTATGACATCAAATCTTGCGTGAATAGGTGGAATAGCTTTGACTTGCTCTTTAAATTTTAGTATAATATAAAAACTGTTTATAGGAGGTTATTAGGTGGAAATTAACTGGATTGACTGGTTTGGTTACTTAGCTTCATTGGTAGTTCTTGTATCTTTAACTATGAGTTCAATCATTAAACTTAGATGGATTAACTTTGTGGGGTGTATATTGTTTGCGACGTTTGGATTTTTAATCCATTCCCTGCCTACAGCATTAATGAATATTGGGATAGCGTTTATAAATTTATATTTTTTATATAACATTTATAACACCAAGGAGGAGTTTCAACTGGTAGAAGCTGAGACTGAATCTGAATATTTTAATTATTTTTTAAAGGTAAATATGCAGGAGATAGAAAAACAAATATCCAAAGATGAATTAAAGGCTCAAAATAAAGGTTTATATATGTTGAGAAATAACAATATAGCCGGGATTTTACTGGGAGAAAAGAGTGCAGATGGGGTCTTTTTTATAAAAGTGGACTATGTGACTTCCCCATACAGAGATTATAAACTGGGGAAATATTTCTTCGATGAGCACACAGAGTATTTTAAAAAGAATGGGATTCACAAATTAATGACAGAAGGTACGGAGGATTCCCATAGACAGTACCTAAAGAAAGTTGGATTTAAAGAAACAACAAAAGATCTATATATCAAAAAAATTTAAATGGAGGTAAAATTCATGTATAGTAAGGTAGTTGAAACAACAAATTTTTTAAAAGAAACAACAGAATATAGACCCAAAGTAGCCATAGTATTAGGTTCTGGATTGGGAAACCTGGTGGATTT from Psychrilyobacter piezotolerans encodes the following:
- a CDS encoding SpoIIE family protein phosphatase, whose protein sequence is MEYVLIVFIAGVLSLILLKKLERKSIDEMHTLIEKIGKREDYSEIMDELKESYEETVKTIRFQEAQLNNSVKELKEFKEELNATYDSLLKKSAQLEYSNEELEKKVANLSNINAVARTVLSTLELDKIIGVILDAYFVLTGVKKIAIYLWKNGELELKQTKGKFINTGNVNFSLEELAKYNRRDYKNVYAQISKSIEATEDESIVISDLVVKGKELGVIYIVEDKDKLSYSDEATISALAIQVAIAINNALIYSELIIKERLDNELEVASNIQKKLLPQSLGDINGVEIAQYFNPAKEVGGDYYDYSLSGENKLWITIGDVSGKGVPAAFLMALIRSVLKTLEYKDSYPLEVLTDLNDIIYPDISEDMFVTIFHSQYDFLTKTLYYSNAGHNPLILYRAGTGEVLEENVKGVAIGFLEFYEYKMGKIKLEKGDVLLYYTDGLTEAENPKKELYGTERLKEVIEKNYDLSAEGIKAELLTSLNDFVEEKEQIDDMTFVILKIEL